A single Xenopus laevis strain J_2021 chromosome 3S, Xenopus_laevis_v10.1, whole genome shotgun sequence DNA region contains:
- the ndufa5.S gene encoding NADH dehydrogenase [ubiquinone] 1 alpha subcomplex subunit 5 has product MAGVLKKTTGLVGIAVSQNPHERLRILYTKILATLQTIPNDAAYRKYTEQIVNERFNAVQMEKNVEKLEERINCGQIEEVIVQAENELSLARKMLEWKPWEPLTEEPPANQWKWPI; this is encoded by the exons ATGGCCGGTGTACTGAAAAAG aCGACTGGTTTGGTTGGCATAGCAGTTTCCCAAAATCCACATGag cgtTTAAGGATATTATACACAAAAATTCTTGCTACGCTACAGACCATACCTAATGATGCAGCATATAGAAAATACACCGAGCAAATAGTTAATGAGCGCTTTAATGCAGTACAGATG gaaaagAATGTTGAGAAACTGGAGGAAAGAATTAACTGTGGGCAAATAGAAGAAGTAATTGTGCAG GCTGAGAATGAATTGAGCCTAGCAAGGAAAATGTTGGAATGGAAGCCTTGGGAACCTTTAACTGAAGAACCACCTGCTAACCAGTGGAAGTGGCCAATCTAA